A window from Salminus brasiliensis chromosome 7, fSalBra1.hap2, whole genome shotgun sequence encodes these proteins:
- the angptl3 gene encoding angiopoietin-related protein 3: MKAACLIFLGSLCTINAAPRTVTEAPLPITPRPTEARSRFAMLDDVRLLANGLLQLGQSLREFVHKTKAQINDIFQKLNIFDRSFYQLSVVTSEIKEEEEKLKKTTTFLKSNNEEIRNLSLEINSKINNILQERSHLQSKVGSLEEKLKGLSESMMPLEQLQEITALKDVIDSQEKTIKDLLMSVREQHEQLNSQKIKIKNLEEKLNYDSFQETAEKAADLSPEEPDLLEYLTSNSTNSTMDTTDIPTDCSEVFNRGHRNSGVYPIKPNQSEPFNVYCEISSDGVATVIQRRVDGSVDFDQNWDKYERGFGNLEKEFWLGLAKIHSIVRQGEYILNIQLEDWKEERRYIEYMFTLDGPASHYTIHLTPLSGNLPDAMGNHTGMMFSTKDKDNDNLEDSNCARNYTGGWWFNACGDTNLNGRYTWARSRSRSLRRKGIYWKPGRGSSYTLKFTKISIRPSS; this comes from the exons ATGAAGGCTGCCTGCTTGATTTTCCTGGGGAGCCTGTGTACCATCAACGCAGCTCCACGTACAGTGACAGAGGCACCACTTCCTATCACCCCGCGACCAACAGAAGCCAGGTCCCGCTTCGCAATGCTGGACGACGTGCGTCTGCTGGCTAACGGCCTCCTCCAGCTGGGGCAGAGCCTGCGAGAGTTTGTGCACAAGACCAAGGCGCAAATCAACGACATCTTCCAGAAGCTGAACATTTTTGACCGCTCGTTCTATCAGCTCTCAGTCGTGACCAGCGAGatcaaggaggaggaggagaagctgAAGAAAACCACTACCTTCCTGAAATCCAACAACGAAGAGATTCGCAATTTGTCACTGGAGATCAACTCCAAAATCAACAACATCCTGCAGGAGCGAAGTCACCTGCAGAGCAAAGTAGGAAGTCTGGAGGAGAAGCTGAAAGGCCTGTCTGAGAGCATGATGCCCCTAGAGCAGCTCCAGGAGATCACTGCCCTGAAG GACGTCATTGACTCTCAAGAGAAGACCATCAAAGACCTGCTAATGTCAGTGAGAGAACAGCATGAGCAACTCAACTCTCAGAAAATCAAAATCAAGAACTTAGAGGAGAAG CTTAATTATGACTCTTTCCAAGAAACTGCTGAAAAAGCTGCAGATTTAAGTCCAGAGGAACCAGACCTTCTAGAGTACTTAACAAGCAACTCCACCAATTCAACTATGGACACAACTG ACATTCCCACAGACTGCAGTGAAGTGTTCAACAGAGGCCATAGGAATAGTGGAGTTTACCCGATCAAACCCAATCAATCAGAGCCATTCAATGTGTATTGCGAGATCAGCTCAG ATGGAGTGGCCACAGTTATTCAACGCAGAGTGGACGGGTCTGTAGATTTCGACCAGAACTGGGACAAATATGAACGTGGATTTGGAAATTTGGAAA aggagttTTGGCTGGGCCTGGCAAAAATTCACTCCATTGTCAGACAGGGAGAGTACATACTAAACATCCAGCTGGAGGactggaaagaggagagaagataCATTGAGTATATGTTTACTCTGGATGGCCCTGCATCTCACTATACGATCCACCTGACACCTCTGTCTGGGAACCTGCCAGATGCCATGGGCAACCACACTGGCATGATGTTCTCTACCAAAGACAAGGACAACGACAACCTTGAGGATTCCAACTGTGCCCGTAACTACACAG GTGGCTGGTGGTTTAACGCATGTGGTGACACCAATCTAAATGGGCGGTACACCTGGGCGCGCTCGAGAAGTCGCAGTCTGCGCAGGAAAGGGATCTATTGGAAACCCGGCAGGGGGAGCTCTTACACCCTCAAATTTACAAAGATCTCCATAAGGCCATCGTCCTAG